In Phalacrocorax aristotelis chromosome 6, bGulAri2.1, whole genome shotgun sequence, one DNA window encodes the following:
- the LOC142058901 gene encoding ADAMTS-like protein 2 isoform X4 → MSRDSSEAADGAGPWDEEVTKWWGEWSSWSTCSRSCGGGVMSRERHCLRQRLQMPQGTNSTMCLGEAKHYQLCQQQPCPSNTASFKQQQCSSFNAKAFGKRYYHWMPLYPDDYTIISNKPCDLQCTTRNGERQLMARAQDGTSCKDRTYQGVCINGKCEPVGCDGRLYSPRTMDRCRVCGGDGSTCHRVSGSFRKAISQIGYVFITKIPAGATDILIIERRKTENILALADESGHFFFNGNSAIDNPQNFRVAGTIFKYRRPSSLNSDGLEYIIAHGPTNQSLNAMYYNFNGKMPHITYDYTVPRTPPLRTAAPAVDRPVYHHLSETIQNHPIPANSRAAQDFNATWLSLMPDDTSEQLPLREGHEDLGFGHPHFFQTNSTSQTRDWGWEQGEEKEKYGFQLRQVYHANTAGEAEEEEAAAIGEETELALRFNQISISTAVPYSMRKSELSENSHIASSRLHLFRRLCHRDPHNTAFCRELQHLAARLAPRNSTAGLWTKTVARWPQGLHKALAHKNSLEDLKVEAFAGSQGEAANYSMTASLENPLLGASPTVDISQAEPLQAPGTESNEFVVSPVGHDDISLADMYRWKVSAYAPCSSTCTSAGISTSYAMCVRYDGVEVDEAYCDALTRPEPTHEFCTGRDCQPRWETSRWSECSRTCGEGYQYRTVRCWKMLAPGFDSSVYDDLCESAGLARPMERKACKNKACGPQWELSEWSECLARCGMQGMMKREVRCSVEAALCDESRKPSSEKVCTGPPCDRRWTASDWGPCSGSCGEGRMSRFITCRNLEGKVISDSQCDPTTKPLAVHPCGDKNCPAHWVEQEWDQCDASCGRGIKTRVVLCAGLENGVYREYPEKRCEASQKPEEQAACFKRPCSTWFTTSWSQCSKTCGAGVRLREVKCYQGEVLAQGCDPMSKPEARQTCQLQLCPTEAPEEDCEDKATANCVLVLKVKLCSHWYYRKACCQSCRLKSP, encoded by the exons ATGAGTCGG GACAGTAGTGAGGCAGCAGATGGAGCTGGCCCCTGGGATGAAGAAGTCACCAAGTGGTGGGGAGAGTGGAGCTCCTGGTCCACCTGCTCCCGGTCCTGCGGGGGAGGTGTGATGTCCCGCGAGAGGCACTGCTTGCGACAGAG GCTCCAGATGCCCCAGGGAACAAACAGCACCATGTGTCTTGGTGAAGCCAAGCACTACCAActgtgccagcagcag CCCTGCCCATCCAACACAGCAAGCTTCAAACAGCAGCAATGCTCCAGTTTCAATGCCAAAGCCTTTGGGAAGCGCTACTACCACTGGATGCCCCTCTATCCAG ATGACTACACCATTATCTCCAACAAACCATGTGACCTCCAATGCACCACCCGGAATGGAGAGAGGCAGCTGATGGCCCGAGCACAGGATGGTACCTCCTGCAAGGACAGGACCTATCAAGGGGTCTGCATCAATGGGAAGTGTGAG CCAGTTGGGTGCGATGGGAGGCTGTACTCACCCCGGACGATGGACAGATGCagggtgtgtggaggggacggCAGCACTTGCCACCGTGTCTCGGGCAGCTTCCGAAAGGCAATCTCACAGATAG GTTATGTGTTCATCACCAAGATCCCTGCTGGGGCCACAGACATCCTCATCATTGAGCGCAGGAAAACGGAAAACATCCTAG cACTCGCAGATGAATCTGGGCATTTCTTCTTCAACGGCAACTCCGCCATTGACAACCCCCAGAACTTCAGGGTAGCTGGCACGATCTTCAAGTACCGGCGGCCCTCAAGCCTCAACTCAGATGGGCTGGAGTATATCATAGCTCACGGGCCCACTAACCAGTCTCTGAATGCCATG TACTATAACTTTAATGGGAAAATGCCACACATAACTTATGACTACACTGTACCACGGACACCACCTCTCCGAACTGCAGCCCCTGCAGTAGACAGGCCTGTCTATCATCACCTATCAGAGACCATCCAGAACCATCCCATTCCAGCCAACTCGAGAGCTGCCCAGGACTTCAATGCCACATGGCTCTCCCTGATGCCAGATGACACCAGTGAACAGCTTCCTCTAAGAGAAGGGCATGAAGATTTAGGCTTTGGTCACCCGCACTTCTTCCAGACCAACTCCACCAGTCAGACTCGGGACTGGGGCTGGGAACAaggtgaagagaaagagaagtatGGCTTCCAGCTAAGACAGGTCTACCATGCAAACAcagcaggagaggcagaggaggaggaagcagcagcaattgGTGAAGAAACAGAGTTGG ctctcAGGTTCAATCAGATTTCCATCAGCACAGCTGTACCCTACAGCATGAGGAAATCCGAGCTCTCAGAGAACAGCCACATAGCATCCTCCAGGCTTCATCTCTTCAGGCGTCTGTGTCACCGAGACCCACACAACACTGCCTTCTGTagggagctgcagcacctggcagccaggctGGCCCCGAGGAACTCTACAGCAGGACTGTGGACCAAGACAGTTGCCCGGTGGCCACAGGGCCTCCACAAAGCACTGGCCCATAAGAACTCACTGGAGGACTTGAAGGTGGAAGCATTTGCTGGGAGTCAGGGGGAAGCAGCCAACTACAGCATGACGGCATCTCTGGAGAACCCCCTGCTAGGTGCCAGCCCAACCGTGGACATCAGCCAGGCAGAGCCTCTGCAAGCCCCTGGCACTGAAAG CAATGAGTTTGTTGTGAGCCCCGTGGGCCATGACGACATTAGCTTGGCTGACATGTATCGGTGGAAAGTCTCAGCTTATGCCCCCTGCAGCTCCACGTGCACTTCAG CAGGTATCAGCACCTCCTATGCGATGTGTGTCCGGTACGATGGAGTGGAAGTGGATGAAGCATACTGTGATGCCCTAACCCGACCAGAACCTACTCACGAATTTTGCACAGGGAGAGATTGCCAGCCTAG GTGGGAGACCAGCCGGTGGAGCGAATGCTCCAGAACCTGTGGTGAGGGCTATCAGTACCGCACTGTGCGCTGCTGGAAGATGCTGGCTCCAGGCTTTGACAGCTCCGTTTATGATGACCTCTGTGAGTCAGCTGGGCTGGCCAGGCCCATGGAGAGGAAAGCCTGCAAGAACAAAGCCTGTGGGCCCCAGTGGGAGCTCTCCGAGTGGTCCGAG TGCTTGGCCCGGTGTGGCATGCAGGGAATGATGAAGCGGGAGGTGCGCTGCTCAGTGGAAGCAGCCCTCTGCGATGAGTCCCGGAAGCCCAGCAGTGAGAAAGTGTGCACAGGCCCACCCTGCGACCGCCGCTGGACTGCTTCGGATTGGGGCCCG TGCTCAGGTTCGTGTGGTGAGGGACGCATGAGCCGCTTCATCACATGTCGCAACCTGGAGGGCAAAGTGATCTCTGACTCGCAGTGTGACCCAACCACCAAGCCCCTAGCTGTCCATCCATGTGGTGACAAGAACTGCCCCGCACACTGGGTGGAGCAGGAGTGGGACCAG TGTGATGCCAGCTGTGGGCGAGGGATAAAGACCCGTGTTGTCTTGTGTGCGGGCCTGGAGAACGGTGTGTACAGGGAGTACCCTGAGAAGCGCTGTGAGGCCTCTCAGAAACCTGAGGAGCAAGCTGCCTGTTTCAAGAGGCCATGCTCAACGTGGTTCACCACCTCCTGGTCTCAG TGCAGCAAGACATGTGGTGCTGGTGTGCGACTGCGAGAGGTGAAGTGTTACCAGGGGGAAGTGCTGGCTCAGGGCTGTGACCCCATGTCCAAACCAGAAGCCAGGCAGACATGCCaactccagctgtgccccacaGAGGCACCAG AAGAAGACTGTGAAGACAAAGCGACAGCCAACTGCGTGCTGGTGCTGAAGGTGAAGCTGTGCTCTCACTGGTACTACAGGAAGGCTTGCTGCCAGTCCTGTCGGCTCAAGTCACCCTGA
- the LOC142058901 gene encoding ADAMTS-like protein 2 isoform X2 has protein sequence MPARAPAAVAPATTAGGPPRRLGCSSGGSRSNSSSSAAWPPLPASASSSSSSSAWPPPPPSALSSEAADGAGPWDEEVTKWWGEWSSWSTCSRSCGGGVMSRERHCLRQRLQMPQGTNSTMCLGEAKHYQLCQQQPCPSNTASFKQQQCSSFNAKAFGKRYYHWMPLYPDDYTIISNKPCDLQCTTRNGERQLMARAQDGTSCKDRTYQGVCINGKCEPVGCDGRLYSPRTMDRCRVCGGDGSTCHRVSGSFRKAISQIGYVFITKIPAGATDILIIERRKTENILALADESGHFFFNGNSAIDNPQNFRVAGTIFKYRRPSSLNSDGLEYIIAHGPTNQSLNAMYYNFNGKMPHITYDYTVPRTPPLRTAAPAVDRPVYHHLSETIQNHPIPANSRAAQDFNATWLSLMPDDTSEQLPLREGHEDLGFGHPHFFQTNSTSQTRDWGWEQGEEKEKYGFQLRQVYHANTAGEAEEEEAAAIGEETELALRFNQISISTAVPYSMRKSELSENSHIASSRLHLFRRLCHRDPHNTAFCRELQHLAARLAPRNSTAGLWTKTVARWPQGLHKALAHKNSLEDLKVEAFAGSQGEAANYSMTASLENPLLGASPTVDISQAEPLQAPGTESNEFVVSPVGHDDISLADMYRWKVSAYAPCSSTCTSGISTSYAMCVRYDGVEVDEAYCDALTRPEPTHEFCTGRDCQPRWETSRWSECSRTCGEGYQYRTVRCWKMLAPGFDSSVYDDLCESAGLARPMERKACKNKACGPQWELSEWSECLARCGMQGMMKREVRCSVEAALCDESRKPSSEKVCTGPPCDRRWTASDWGPCSGSCGEGRMSRFITCRNLEGKVISDSQCDPTTKPLAVHPCGDKNCPAHWVEQEWDQCDASCGRGIKTRVVLCAGLENGVYREYPEKRCEASQKPEEQAACFKRPCSTWFTTSWSQCSKTCGAGVRLREVKCYQGEVLAQGCDPMSKPEARQTCQLQLCPTEAPEEDCEDKATANCVLVLKVKLCSHWYYRKACCQSCRLKSP, from the exons ATGCCGGCCCGCGCTCCGGCAGCGGTTGCTCCCGCTACCACCGCTGGTGGGCCGCCTCGCCGCCTCGGCtgcagcagcggcggcagcaggagcaacagcagcagcagcgcggcatggccgccgctccccgcctccgcctcctcctcctcctcctcctcagcgtggccgccgccgcccccctcgGCGCTAAG TAGTGAGGCAGCAGATGGAGCTGGCCCCTGGGATGAAGAAGTCACCAAGTGGTGGGGAGAGTGGAGCTCCTGGTCCACCTGCTCCCGGTCCTGCGGGGGAGGTGTGATGTCCCGCGAGAGGCACTGCTTGCGACAGAG GCTCCAGATGCCCCAGGGAACAAACAGCACCATGTGTCTTGGTGAAGCCAAGCACTACCAActgtgccagcagcag CCCTGCCCATCCAACACAGCAAGCTTCAAACAGCAGCAATGCTCCAGTTTCAATGCCAAAGCCTTTGGGAAGCGCTACTACCACTGGATGCCCCTCTATCCAG ATGACTACACCATTATCTCCAACAAACCATGTGACCTCCAATGCACCACCCGGAATGGAGAGAGGCAGCTGATGGCCCGAGCACAGGATGGTACCTCCTGCAAGGACAGGACCTATCAAGGGGTCTGCATCAATGGGAAGTGTGAG CCAGTTGGGTGCGATGGGAGGCTGTACTCACCCCGGACGATGGACAGATGCagggtgtgtggaggggacggCAGCACTTGCCACCGTGTCTCGGGCAGCTTCCGAAAGGCAATCTCACAGATAG GTTATGTGTTCATCACCAAGATCCCTGCTGGGGCCACAGACATCCTCATCATTGAGCGCAGGAAAACGGAAAACATCCTAG cACTCGCAGATGAATCTGGGCATTTCTTCTTCAACGGCAACTCCGCCATTGACAACCCCCAGAACTTCAGGGTAGCTGGCACGATCTTCAAGTACCGGCGGCCCTCAAGCCTCAACTCAGATGGGCTGGAGTATATCATAGCTCACGGGCCCACTAACCAGTCTCTGAATGCCATG TACTATAACTTTAATGGGAAAATGCCACACATAACTTATGACTACACTGTACCACGGACACCACCTCTCCGAACTGCAGCCCCTGCAGTAGACAGGCCTGTCTATCATCACCTATCAGAGACCATCCAGAACCATCCCATTCCAGCCAACTCGAGAGCTGCCCAGGACTTCAATGCCACATGGCTCTCCCTGATGCCAGATGACACCAGTGAACAGCTTCCTCTAAGAGAAGGGCATGAAGATTTAGGCTTTGGTCACCCGCACTTCTTCCAGACCAACTCCACCAGTCAGACTCGGGACTGGGGCTGGGAACAaggtgaagagaaagagaagtatGGCTTCCAGCTAAGACAGGTCTACCATGCAAACAcagcaggagaggcagaggaggaggaagcagcagcaattgGTGAAGAAACAGAGTTGG ctctcAGGTTCAATCAGATTTCCATCAGCACAGCTGTACCCTACAGCATGAGGAAATCCGAGCTCTCAGAGAACAGCCACATAGCATCCTCCAGGCTTCATCTCTTCAGGCGTCTGTGTCACCGAGACCCACACAACACTGCCTTCTGTagggagctgcagcacctggcagccaggctGGCCCCGAGGAACTCTACAGCAGGACTGTGGACCAAGACAGTTGCCCGGTGGCCACAGGGCCTCCACAAAGCACTGGCCCATAAGAACTCACTGGAGGACTTGAAGGTGGAAGCATTTGCTGGGAGTCAGGGGGAAGCAGCCAACTACAGCATGACGGCATCTCTGGAGAACCCCCTGCTAGGTGCCAGCCCAACCGTGGACATCAGCCAGGCAGAGCCTCTGCAAGCCCCTGGCACTGAAAG CAATGAGTTTGTTGTGAGCCCCGTGGGCCATGACGACATTAGCTTGGCTGACATGTATCGGTGGAAAGTCTCAGCTTATGCCCCCTGCAGCTCCACGTGCACTTCAG GTATCAGCACCTCCTATGCGATGTGTGTCCGGTACGATGGAGTGGAAGTGGATGAAGCATACTGTGATGCCCTAACCCGACCAGAACCTACTCACGAATTTTGCACAGGGAGAGATTGCCAGCCTAG GTGGGAGACCAGCCGGTGGAGCGAATGCTCCAGAACCTGTGGTGAGGGCTATCAGTACCGCACTGTGCGCTGCTGGAAGATGCTGGCTCCAGGCTTTGACAGCTCCGTTTATGATGACCTCTGTGAGTCAGCTGGGCTGGCCAGGCCCATGGAGAGGAAAGCCTGCAAGAACAAAGCCTGTGGGCCCCAGTGGGAGCTCTCCGAGTGGTCCGAG TGCTTGGCCCGGTGTGGCATGCAGGGAATGATGAAGCGGGAGGTGCGCTGCTCAGTGGAAGCAGCCCTCTGCGATGAGTCCCGGAAGCCCAGCAGTGAGAAAGTGTGCACAGGCCCACCCTGCGACCGCCGCTGGACTGCTTCGGATTGGGGCCCG TGCTCAGGTTCGTGTGGTGAGGGACGCATGAGCCGCTTCATCACATGTCGCAACCTGGAGGGCAAAGTGATCTCTGACTCGCAGTGTGACCCAACCACCAAGCCCCTAGCTGTCCATCCATGTGGTGACAAGAACTGCCCCGCACACTGGGTGGAGCAGGAGTGGGACCAG TGTGATGCCAGCTGTGGGCGAGGGATAAAGACCCGTGTTGTCTTGTGTGCGGGCCTGGAGAACGGTGTGTACAGGGAGTACCCTGAGAAGCGCTGTGAGGCCTCTCAGAAACCTGAGGAGCAAGCTGCCTGTTTCAAGAGGCCATGCTCAACGTGGTTCACCACCTCCTGGTCTCAG TGCAGCAAGACATGTGGTGCTGGTGTGCGACTGCGAGAGGTGAAGTGTTACCAGGGGGAAGTGCTGGCTCAGGGCTGTGACCCCATGTCCAAACCAGAAGCCAGGCAGACATGCCaactccagctgtgccccacaGAGGCACCAG AAGAAGACTGTGAAGACAAAGCGACAGCCAACTGCGTGCTGGTGCTGAAGGTGAAGCTGTGCTCTCACTGGTACTACAGGAAGGCTTGCTGCCAGTCCTGTCGGCTCAAGTCACCCTGA
- the LOC142058901 gene encoding ADAMTS-like protein 2 isoform X1, whose translation MPARAPAAVAPATTAGGPPRRLGCSSGGSRSNSSSSAAWPPLPASASSSSSSSAWPPPPPSALSSEAADGAGPWDEEVTKWWGEWSSWSTCSRSCGGGVMSRERHCLRQRLQMPQGTNSTMCLGEAKHYQLCQQQPCPSNTASFKQQQCSSFNAKAFGKRYYHWMPLYPDDYTIISNKPCDLQCTTRNGERQLMARAQDGTSCKDRTYQGVCINGKCEPVGCDGRLYSPRTMDRCRVCGGDGSTCHRVSGSFRKAISQIGYVFITKIPAGATDILIIERRKTENILALADESGHFFFNGNSAIDNPQNFRVAGTIFKYRRPSSLNSDGLEYIIAHGPTNQSLNAMYYNFNGKMPHITYDYTVPRTPPLRTAAPAVDRPVYHHLSETIQNHPIPANSRAAQDFNATWLSLMPDDTSEQLPLREGHEDLGFGHPHFFQTNSTSQTRDWGWEQGEEKEKYGFQLRQVYHANTAGEAEEEEAAAIGEETELALRFNQISISTAVPYSMRKSELSENSHIASSRLHLFRRLCHRDPHNTAFCRELQHLAARLAPRNSTAGLWTKTVARWPQGLHKALAHKNSLEDLKVEAFAGSQGEAANYSMTASLENPLLGASPTVDISQAEPLQAPGTESNEFVVSPVGHDDISLADMYRWKVSAYAPCSSTCTSAGISTSYAMCVRYDGVEVDEAYCDALTRPEPTHEFCTGRDCQPRWETSRWSECSRTCGEGYQYRTVRCWKMLAPGFDSSVYDDLCESAGLARPMERKACKNKACGPQWELSEWSECLARCGMQGMMKREVRCSVEAALCDESRKPSSEKVCTGPPCDRRWTASDWGPCSGSCGEGRMSRFITCRNLEGKVISDSQCDPTTKPLAVHPCGDKNCPAHWVEQEWDQCDASCGRGIKTRVVLCAGLENGVYREYPEKRCEASQKPEEQAACFKRPCSTWFTTSWSQCSKTCGAGVRLREVKCYQGEVLAQGCDPMSKPEARQTCQLQLCPTEAPEEDCEDKATANCVLVLKVKLCSHWYYRKACCQSCRLKSP comes from the exons ATGCCGGCCCGCGCTCCGGCAGCGGTTGCTCCCGCTACCACCGCTGGTGGGCCGCCTCGCCGCCTCGGCtgcagcagcggcggcagcaggagcaacagcagcagcagcgcggcatggccgccgctccccgcctccgcctcctcctcctcctcctcctcagcgtggccgccgccgcccccctcgGCGCTAAG TAGTGAGGCAGCAGATGGAGCTGGCCCCTGGGATGAAGAAGTCACCAAGTGGTGGGGAGAGTGGAGCTCCTGGTCCACCTGCTCCCGGTCCTGCGGGGGAGGTGTGATGTCCCGCGAGAGGCACTGCTTGCGACAGAG GCTCCAGATGCCCCAGGGAACAAACAGCACCATGTGTCTTGGTGAAGCCAAGCACTACCAActgtgccagcagcag CCCTGCCCATCCAACACAGCAAGCTTCAAACAGCAGCAATGCTCCAGTTTCAATGCCAAAGCCTTTGGGAAGCGCTACTACCACTGGATGCCCCTCTATCCAG ATGACTACACCATTATCTCCAACAAACCATGTGACCTCCAATGCACCACCCGGAATGGAGAGAGGCAGCTGATGGCCCGAGCACAGGATGGTACCTCCTGCAAGGACAGGACCTATCAAGGGGTCTGCATCAATGGGAAGTGTGAG CCAGTTGGGTGCGATGGGAGGCTGTACTCACCCCGGACGATGGACAGATGCagggtgtgtggaggggacggCAGCACTTGCCACCGTGTCTCGGGCAGCTTCCGAAAGGCAATCTCACAGATAG GTTATGTGTTCATCACCAAGATCCCTGCTGGGGCCACAGACATCCTCATCATTGAGCGCAGGAAAACGGAAAACATCCTAG cACTCGCAGATGAATCTGGGCATTTCTTCTTCAACGGCAACTCCGCCATTGACAACCCCCAGAACTTCAGGGTAGCTGGCACGATCTTCAAGTACCGGCGGCCCTCAAGCCTCAACTCAGATGGGCTGGAGTATATCATAGCTCACGGGCCCACTAACCAGTCTCTGAATGCCATG TACTATAACTTTAATGGGAAAATGCCACACATAACTTATGACTACACTGTACCACGGACACCACCTCTCCGAACTGCAGCCCCTGCAGTAGACAGGCCTGTCTATCATCACCTATCAGAGACCATCCAGAACCATCCCATTCCAGCCAACTCGAGAGCTGCCCAGGACTTCAATGCCACATGGCTCTCCCTGATGCCAGATGACACCAGTGAACAGCTTCCTCTAAGAGAAGGGCATGAAGATTTAGGCTTTGGTCACCCGCACTTCTTCCAGACCAACTCCACCAGTCAGACTCGGGACTGGGGCTGGGAACAaggtgaagagaaagagaagtatGGCTTCCAGCTAAGACAGGTCTACCATGCAAACAcagcaggagaggcagaggaggaggaagcagcagcaattgGTGAAGAAACAGAGTTGG ctctcAGGTTCAATCAGATTTCCATCAGCACAGCTGTACCCTACAGCATGAGGAAATCCGAGCTCTCAGAGAACAGCCACATAGCATCCTCCAGGCTTCATCTCTTCAGGCGTCTGTGTCACCGAGACCCACACAACACTGCCTTCTGTagggagctgcagcacctggcagccaggctGGCCCCGAGGAACTCTACAGCAGGACTGTGGACCAAGACAGTTGCCCGGTGGCCACAGGGCCTCCACAAAGCACTGGCCCATAAGAACTCACTGGAGGACTTGAAGGTGGAAGCATTTGCTGGGAGTCAGGGGGAAGCAGCCAACTACAGCATGACGGCATCTCTGGAGAACCCCCTGCTAGGTGCCAGCCCAACCGTGGACATCAGCCAGGCAGAGCCTCTGCAAGCCCCTGGCACTGAAAG CAATGAGTTTGTTGTGAGCCCCGTGGGCCATGACGACATTAGCTTGGCTGACATGTATCGGTGGAAAGTCTCAGCTTATGCCCCCTGCAGCTCCACGTGCACTTCAG CAGGTATCAGCACCTCCTATGCGATGTGTGTCCGGTACGATGGAGTGGAAGTGGATGAAGCATACTGTGATGCCCTAACCCGACCAGAACCTACTCACGAATTTTGCACAGGGAGAGATTGCCAGCCTAG GTGGGAGACCAGCCGGTGGAGCGAATGCTCCAGAACCTGTGGTGAGGGCTATCAGTACCGCACTGTGCGCTGCTGGAAGATGCTGGCTCCAGGCTTTGACAGCTCCGTTTATGATGACCTCTGTGAGTCAGCTGGGCTGGCCAGGCCCATGGAGAGGAAAGCCTGCAAGAACAAAGCCTGTGGGCCCCAGTGGGAGCTCTCCGAGTGGTCCGAG TGCTTGGCCCGGTGTGGCATGCAGGGAATGATGAAGCGGGAGGTGCGCTGCTCAGTGGAAGCAGCCCTCTGCGATGAGTCCCGGAAGCCCAGCAGTGAGAAAGTGTGCACAGGCCCACCCTGCGACCGCCGCTGGACTGCTTCGGATTGGGGCCCG TGCTCAGGTTCGTGTGGTGAGGGACGCATGAGCCGCTTCATCACATGTCGCAACCTGGAGGGCAAAGTGATCTCTGACTCGCAGTGTGACCCAACCACCAAGCCCCTAGCTGTCCATCCATGTGGTGACAAGAACTGCCCCGCACACTGGGTGGAGCAGGAGTGGGACCAG TGTGATGCCAGCTGTGGGCGAGGGATAAAGACCCGTGTTGTCTTGTGTGCGGGCCTGGAGAACGGTGTGTACAGGGAGTACCCTGAGAAGCGCTGTGAGGCCTCTCAGAAACCTGAGGAGCAAGCTGCCTGTTTCAAGAGGCCATGCTCAACGTGGTTCACCACCTCCTGGTCTCAG TGCAGCAAGACATGTGGTGCTGGTGTGCGACTGCGAGAGGTGAAGTGTTACCAGGGGGAAGTGCTGGCTCAGGGCTGTGACCCCATGTCCAAACCAGAAGCCAGGCAGACATGCCaactccagctgtgccccacaGAGGCACCAG AAGAAGACTGTGAAGACAAAGCGACAGCCAACTGCGTGCTGGTGCTGAAGGTGAAGCTGTGCTCTCACTGGTACTACAGGAAGGCTTGCTGCCAGTCCTGTCGGCTCAAGTCACCCTGA